The following proteins are encoded in a genomic region of Diabrotica virgifera virgifera chromosome 1, PGI_DIABVI_V3a:
- the LOC126891751 gene encoding uncharacterized protein LOC126891751 — protein MTDANTSANTSASVDRNSVKIPPFWPNDPDIWFLQVENQFTLANITSDATNFNYIVANLDTAYILEVRDIIFSPPVIQRYAKLKSELIKRLSASQQQKIKRRLEHEELGDRIPSQFLRHLQSLAGTTVPDNIVRSLWLGRLPASTQAILATQVKARLDAVAELADTISEAIAPRAQISTASNTLESTIDKLRAELADMKIQLASLSQAKAQTNTYRRNRSNSRRKPYPRDSSYSREHNSDILCWYHYRLGDQAQKCSLPCKHQGHIAGSR, from the coding sequence ATGACGGACGCTAACACCAGTGCCAATACCAGTGCTTCAGTTGATCGGAATTCAGTTAAAATCCCACCTTTCTGGCCCAACGATCCTGACATATGGTTCCTGCAAGTAGAAAACCAATTTACACTGGCAAATATAACAAGTGACGCAACCAATTTCAACTATATAGTTGCCAATTTAGACACAGCCTACATATTAGAAGTTAGGGACATCATTTTTTCACCACCAGTCATACAGAGGTAtgcaaaattaaagtcagaattaATTAAGAGACTTAGTGCATCACAgcaacaaaaaattaaaagacgACTTGAGCATGAAGAACTGGGCGATCGAATACCTTCGCAGTTCTTACGACATTTACAGTCTTTAGCAGGCACAACGGTACCAGACAATATTGTAAGGTCTCTGTGGTTAGGTAGACTGCCAGCGTCTACACAGGCTATTCTAGCTACTCAAGTTAAAGCTCGTTTGGACGCAGTTGCCGAGCTAGCTGACACAATATCTGAAGCTATAGCTCCTAGGGCCCAAATTTCAACAGCTTCTAACACTCTTGAAAGTACTATTGATAAATTGAGAGCCGAATTGGCTGACATGAAAATCCAGCTAGCTAGCTTGTCGCAGGCTAAAGCACAAACAAACACATACCGTCGCAACCGCAGCAACTCAAGACGAAAACCATATCCTAGAGACAGTAGCTACAGTAGGGAACATAATAGTGACATATTATGTTGGTATCACTACCGTCTTGGTGACCAGGCTCAAAAGTGCTCTCTTCCGTGCAAGCATCAGGGACACATCGCGGGCAGTCGGTAA